DNA from Candidatus Polarisedimenticolia bacterium:
CCATCCGGCGGATGCGCTCGGAGGTCAGCGAGCCGGAGCCGGGCCGCGTCCTCGTGGAAACCGACCTGGACGACAACGGCGCGCGGACGACTTTCCGGGTGGCGGATGAATCCGCCGAGTCGTGCCGCGTCGAGATCGCCACGCAATGGGAGGCGCGCGGTCTGCGCGGCTGGATCGAGCGGATGACGGGGCCGCCGTTGCTTCGCAAGATCTACGCCGTCGAGCTGGAGCAGCTCGCCGCCGTTGCACACTCCGAGGCGCGGCGGAATGCCTGACGAGCGGCCCGCTCCGCGTCTCGATTGTGCCGTCGGCTCGTGCTAGGGTGCGGACATGAAGACGAAGTCTGTCGTCGGACGGGTCGAATCCCGGCGCGCGGAGCGCAAGCGCTCGGCGGGCGCGGTGCGCTCATTGGCGCCGAGCCGTCCCCGCAAGCCCGTCGGGGTTACCTACCAGATTGCCCGCGAGCTGGCTTTCGGCCTGCCGGGCGTGGAAGACGGCATGTCCTACGGAACGCCATCGTTGAAGGTGCGCGGCAAGTTCATGGCGCGCCTCAAGGAGGATGGGGAGACGCTCGCGGTCAAGGTGGACTTCCCGATGCGCGAGGCACTGATGCAGGCGGACCCTGAGACTTTCTTCATCACCGATCACTACCGCGACTATCCTGCGGTCCTCGTGCGCCTGGCGAGCGTGGATCGCAAGCGCCTCCACGAGGTCCTGGAGCACGCCTGGCGCTTCGTGGCGCCCGCCGCTTTGCGCAAGGTCCCGGTGGGGAAGGGGAAAGGCGGCCGCTCTTCGCCGGCCGCGAAAAAAGGACGTGATCATTGAACCTCCCTGACAGGGGAATGTCGACGGAGTGCGGCCAATGCTTGCACGACTCATGGGATTGCGGACCATCTCTCCCGACAATCTGCACCGGCTGAACCAGAGCGACTCGGTCACCATCCTGGACGTGAATTCCCTCAGCAGCTGGATCGACGCGCGCGTCCCCGGGGCGCGGCACCTCGATCCGGCAGGCTACGAGGAAAGCGATCTGCCGGCGGACAAGGAAACGCCCCTGGTTTTCTACTGCTCCAACCCGATGTGCATGAAGGCTCCGAACGCCGCCCGCCGCGCCCGCAAGATGGGATACAACAACGTCCAGGTCATGTCCGCGGGAATCAGCGGCTGGCTGGCTGCCAACCTGCCGACCGAATCGGGCGAATAAAGGAGAGATCCATGAATTCCGTGGTCCATTTCGAGATGCCTTACGAGGATAGCGAGCGCGTGGCGCGGTTCTACCAATCGGCCTTCGGCTGGCAGACTCAGGTGCTCGGCCAGGAGATGGGAAGCTATGTCCTGGCGACGACCACCGAGACCAACGACCAGGGGCGTCCCACGAAGCCCGGAGCCATCAACGGAGGCTTCTACCCGAAGAAGAGCGATTATCCGGCGCAGGTTCCCAGCGTCGTCATCGCCGTGGAGGACATCCAGGCGGCGGCGCGCAAGGTAGCGCAGGCGGGCGGCAAGGTGCTGGGCGAGCCGATGGAAATCCCCGGAGTAGGACGCTACGTCTCCTTCACCGACACGGAAGGCAATCGCGTGAGCATGCTGCAGCCTCTTTCGCTCACGCCCGTCCCATAAGCCGCTGCTGCGCCGCATCGAGGGGCGGGCAAGTCCCGCTTACCGTTTATCCGGTACTTTCCTCTCGCTGCATTGCCGGGTAGTGAGGCCGGGGCCA
Protein-coding regions in this window:
- a CDS encoding VOC family protein, encoding MNSVVHFEMPYEDSERVARFYQSAFGWQTQVLGQEMGSYVLATTTETNDQGRPTKPGAINGGFYPKKSDYPAQVPSVVIAVEDIQAAARKVAQAGGKVLGEPMEIPGVGRYVSFTDTEGNRVSMLQPLSLTPVP
- a CDS encoding rhodanese-like domain-containing protein, which codes for MLARLMGLRTISPDNLHRLNQSDSVTILDVNSLSSWIDARVPGARHLDPAGYEESDLPADKETPLVFYCSNPMCMKAPNAARRARKMGYNNVQVMSAGISGWLAANLPTESGE
- a CDS encoding MmcQ/YjbR family DNA-binding protein, with protein sequence MKTKSVVGRVESRRAERKRSAGAVRSLAPSRPRKPVGVTYQIARELAFGLPGVEDGMSYGTPSLKVRGKFMARLKEDGETLAVKVDFPMREALMQADPETFFITDHYRDYPAVLVRLASVDRKRLHEVLEHAWRFVAPAALRKVPVGKGKGGRSSPAAKKGRDH